Proteins encoded by one window of Parabacteroides sp. FAFU027:
- a CDS encoding RagB/SusD family nutrient uptake outer membrane protein, translating into MKTYKLITLALGAMISLNSCSDFLTTQITDPKKDITTYYKTPDDALTALTGCYNGLDLVYNSGVAFPVGSEVFSDNCFGATGATDGPGYQMIDEFNKTVSPSDISMFNDSWKAYYQAIYRCNVLINQVDGAKGDSSITFVNQIKAEAKFIRAYLYFDMVRLWGNIPLVITPTVENVPQAVPADVYAQIMSDLRYAADILKAAPYNSVASGRVTKWAAESLLARVYLFYDGYYGSGNQQTTIGGETAATALAAVEDVIAHSGHSLVPDFNTLWPAASAAKNVTYVGEANPEIVFSIKYSSTDNWSNGTGNHWLVMEGIRTQSVYPYQYGWGACTVDPKLYNSFTSGDSRQFASIIAIAEESLAFTNQKDQKEYTGYYLKKYSSLCDKNGNSLLTNFQTGPSQDYFVIRYSDVLLMAAELGSPKKQDYLDAVRTRAGLTSVAVSKAAILDERRHEFIGEGIRYWDLLRQGLETAATTIANNTTVSIFHNGGTPPTAEQFKAQIIATKGLQQIPDEQITLSSGTLKQNEGW; encoded by the coding sequence ATGAAAACATATAAATTGATAACTCTTGCTCTTGGAGCAATGATTTCGCTCAATTCGTGTAGTGATTTTCTGACTACACAGATCACAGATCCCAAGAAAGACATTACAACGTATTATAAGACTCCAGACGATGCGCTTACTGCGCTAACAGGCTGCTATAACGGATTAGACCTGGTTTACAATTCTGGAGTTGCATTTCCGGTTGGTTCAGAAGTATTCTCCGATAACTGTTTTGGCGCTACCGGCGCTACAGATGGTCCTGGTTATCAAATGATAGACGAATTTAACAAAACTGTTTCGCCTTCAGACATCTCTATGTTTAATGATTCGTGGAAAGCTTACTATCAGGCGATTTATCGTTGCAATGTGTTGATTAACCAAGTCGATGGTGCAAAAGGCGACAGTTCGATAACTTTTGTTAATCAAATAAAGGCGGAAGCTAAATTTATACGTGCGTACTTATATTTTGATATGGTTCGTCTTTGGGGAAACATTCCTTTGGTAATTACTCCAACAGTTGAAAACGTTCCTCAGGCTGTACCGGCCGATGTTTATGCTCAAATTATGAGCGACTTGCGTTATGCTGCAGATATTTTAAAAGCGGCTCCATACAATAGTGTTGCAAGTGGCAGGGTAACCAAATGGGCAGCCGAATCGTTGCTGGCACGTGTTTATTTGTTCTATGATGGATATTATGGTAGTGGAAATCAACAAACAACCATTGGTGGAGAAACTGCTGCAACTGCATTAGCTGCTGTAGAAGATGTGATTGCTCACAGCGGTCATTCATTAGTTCCCGATTTCAACACTTTATGGCCTGCTGCTTCAGCTGCAAAAAATGTTACTTATGTCGGTGAAGCCAATCCTGAAATTGTATTTTCAATCAAATATTCTTCCACTGATAACTGGAGTAATGGTACCGGTAACCACTGGTTGGTAATGGAGGGTATTCGCACACAATCTGTTTACCCTTATCAGTATGGTTGGGGTGCTTGCACAGTTGATCCGAAATTGTATAATTCATTTACATCAGGAGATTCCCGTCAATTTGCTTCAATAATTGCAATAGCCGAAGAAAGTTTGGCTTTCACTAATCAAAAAGACCAAAAGGAATATACCGGTTATTATTTGAAGAAATACAGTTCTTTATGTGATAAAAATGGCAATTCTCTTCTCACTAATTTTCAGACGGGTCCATCTCAGGATTATTTTGTCATCCGTTATTCCGATGTATTGTTAATGGCTGCTGAATTGGGAAGTCCAAAAAAACAAGATTATCTTGATGCGGTTCGCACGCGTGCGGGATTAACATCTGTTGCTGTTTCAAAAGCGGCTATTCTGGATGAACGTAGACATGAATTTATAGGAGAAGGTATTCGCTATTGGGATTTGTTACGTCAAGGACTAGAAACTGCTGCTACAACGATTGCAAACAATACAACGGTTTCAATATTCCACAACGGAGGTACACCACCTACAGCAGAACAATTTAAAGCTCAAATTATAGCTACAAAAGGTCTGCAACAAATTCCGGACGAACAGATTACTCTTTCGAGTGGAACTCTGAAACAAAATGAAGGTTGGTGA
- a CDS encoding TIM-barrel domain-containing protein → MKKLMICVVAFMAVLNASEAKNYISTQKGIIVTLNPKSKAAAKSVRLEVVNDNIVHVSAVPGNQFPTEKSLIIRDEAVIKPATFQIAENGNLITLSTRTLKAQVNSLTGEVKFFDKNGKVILQENKGGGKSFKSIEVEGTKGYSVRQVFESPADEAFYGLGQHQADEINYKGKNEILYQYNTKVSIPFVVSNKNYGILWDNYSVTKFGDVRDYAQLNQFKLYDQEGKEGALTATYLVNSDPSKIFVKRREATIDYENLETVKNFPAKFPFNNAKIVWEGQIEPSETGLFRFITYYAGYTRVWINNQLMMDKWRTAWNPNSAKFNLRLEKGKRYPVKLEWQPDGGVSYISLKALSPVSDTEQQKLSLASEMADQIDYYFIKGNNADEVIGGMRRLTGKAQVMPKWAMGFWQSFERYKTQDELVNTVAEFRKRHIPLDNIVQDWSYWSVDQWGSHDFDPARFTDPKKMLDDIHAMNAKVMISVWPKFYCNTEHYKEFDAKGWMYRRAVQDSVRDWIGEGYIGSFYDAYAPGARKLFWNQMNEHLFSKGIDAWWMDASEPDILSNASMEYRKQLMNPTALGPSTKYFNTYALMNAKAIYEGQRSVSPNQRVFLLTRSGFAGSQGYAAATWSGDIGTCWEDMKAQISAGINFALSGNPYWTMDIGGFSVQKRFEKAQEGSEDMNEWRELNTRWFQFGTFAPLFRVHGQTPRREMFNMSSESNPAYQSMLYYDKLRYKLMPYIYSLAGKVYFNDYTIMRGLAMDFGNDTKALNIGDQFMFGPSLLVNPVYQYKARERQLYLPANTGWYDLYSGKYQAGGQSIIANAPFERMPIYVKAGSIVPFGPEIEYTSQKPADVITLYVYAGANGSFELYEDQGENYDYEKGKYALIPFSYNDKSRTLEIGQRKGEFDGMLKQRTFNVVFVAPDIATGIDAQENITKTVTYSGEKIEVKL, encoded by the coding sequence TGTAACCCTTAATCCGAAATCGAAAGCTGCTGCAAAGAGCGTGCGCCTGGAAGTGGTGAATGATAATATTGTACACGTGAGTGCGGTACCAGGCAATCAATTTCCTACCGAAAAGAGCCTGATTATCCGTGACGAAGCGGTTATCAAACCTGCTACATTTCAAATCGCTGAAAACGGCAACCTGATTACTTTATCTACCCGTACCTTAAAAGCGCAGGTAAACAGCCTGACCGGCGAGGTGAAATTCTTCGATAAAAACGGTAAGGTGATTCTTCAGGAAAATAAAGGAGGCGGCAAGTCCTTCAAGAGCATCGAAGTGGAAGGTACCAAAGGTTATTCCGTCCGCCAGGTGTTTGAGTCGCCTGCCGATGAAGCCTTCTACGGATTGGGACAGCATCAGGCTGATGAGATCAATTATAAAGGTAAAAACGAAATTCTTTACCAATACAATACGAAGGTTTCGATTCCTTTCGTGGTATCCAATAAGAACTACGGAATCCTGTGGGACAACTACTCGGTGACCAAATTCGGCGATGTCCGTGACTATGCACAACTCAACCAGTTTAAACTATATGACCAGGAGGGAAAAGAGGGTGCGCTAACCGCAACTTATCTGGTGAACTCCGATCCTTCTAAAATCTTCGTGAAACGCCGCGAAGCTACTATCGACTATGAAAACCTCGAAACGGTAAAGAATTTCCCCGCGAAATTCCCTTTCAACAACGCCAAGATCGTGTGGGAAGGTCAAATCGAGCCGTCTGAAACGGGACTTTTCCGCTTTATCACCTATTATGCCGGTTACACCAGGGTCTGGATCAACAATCAGTTGATGATGGACAAATGGCGTACAGCCTGGAATCCCAATTCTGCCAAATTTAATCTTCGCCTGGAAAAAGGTAAGCGCTATCCTGTGAAATTAGAATGGCAGCCCGATGGCGGAGTATCTTATATCAGCCTGAAAGCTCTGAGCCCCGTTTCTGATACAGAGCAACAAAAATTGTCGCTTGCTTCGGAAATGGCTGACCAGATCGACTACTACTTTATCAAAGGAAATAATGCAGATGAGGTAATTGGTGGGATGCGTCGCCTGACCGGTAAAGCGCAGGTGATGCCGAAATGGGCGATGGGCTTCTGGCAAAGCTTCGAGCGTTACAAAACGCAGGACGAACTAGTAAATACCGTGGCCGAATTCCGCAAACGTCACATTCCGTTGGATAACATTGTACAGGACTGGTCTTACTGGAGCGTTGACCAATGGGGTAGCCACGATTTTGACCCCGCCCGTTTTACCGATCCGAAGAAGATGCTGGATGATATCCATGCAATGAATGCCAAGGTGATGATATCAGTTTGGCCGAAGTTCTACTGCAATACAGAACATTATAAAGAGTTTGACGCGAAAGGCTGGATGTATCGCCGTGCCGTGCAGGATAGTGTTCGTGACTGGATAGGTGAGGGCTATATTGGTTCTTTCTATGACGCTTATGCTCCCGGCGCGCGCAAACTCTTCTGGAACCAGATGAACGAACACCTGTTCTCCAAAGGAATTGACGCCTGGTGGATGGATGCTTCCGAACCCGACATCTTGTCGAATGCCAGCATGGAATACCGCAAGCAACTGATGAACCCGACTGCTTTGGGACCTTCTACCAAATATTTCAACACCTATGCATTGATGAATGCAAAGGCAATTTACGAAGGTCAACGCTCGGTCAGTCCTAACCAACGGGTGTTTCTGTTGACCCGTTCCGGATTTGCCGGTTCTCAGGGTTATGCAGCGGCTACCTGGAGTGGTGATATCGGTACTTGTTGGGAAGATATGAAAGCGCAGATTAGCGCGGGAATCAACTTCGCCCTTTCAGGAAATCCTTACTGGACGATGGATATTGGCGGTTTCTCCGTACAGAAACGTTTTGAAAAAGCCCAGGAGGGTAGCGAAGATATGAATGAATGGCGCGAGCTGAATACCCGTTGGTTCCAGTTCGGAACATTTGCTCCGTTATTCCGTGTACATGGACAGACGCCCCGCAGGGAGATGTTCAACATGTCATCTGAATCCAATCCGGCTTATCAGTCCATGCTTTACTATGATAAGTTGCGTTACAAACTGATGCCTTATATCTATAGCCTTGCCGGAAAGGTTTATTTCAACGATTACACCATCATGCGTGGTCTGGCGATGGATTTCGGTAACGATACGAAGGCGTTGAATATCGGTGACCAGTTTATGTTTGGTCCATCATTGCTCGTCAATCCTGTCTATCAGTACAAAGCCCGCGAACGTCAGCTTTACCTGCCGGCCAATACAGGATGGTATGATCTCTATTCAGGAAAATACCAGGCAGGCGGACAATCCATCATCGCAAATGCCCCGTTTGAACGGATGCCTATCTATGTCAAAGCGGGTTCGATCGTTCCTTTTGGCCCGGAGATTGAATACACCTCGCAAAAGCCGGCGGATGTGATTACTTTGTATGTTTACGCAGGAGCTAACGGTTCATTCGAGCTTTACGAAGATCAGGGTGAGAACTATGATTACGAAAAAGGGAAATATGCACTGATTCCATTCAGCTATAACGATAAATCTCGTACGCTCGAAATTGGCCAACGCAAAGGCGAATTTGACGGAATGCTGAAGCAACGCACATTTAATGTGGTATTCGTTGCACCGGACATAGCTACCGGAATTGATGCACAGGAAAATATAACCAAAACAGTAACCTATTCTGGGGAAAAAATAGAGGTGAAGCTTTAA
- a CDS encoding SusC/RagA family TonB-linked outer membrane protein, whose protein sequence is MKRKIKEFVNVAFLMAFLLASCIQAMAANAQNSRKIKGVVVSATDGQPLIGATVLVKGTKEGTITDLDGKFNVTAGDNAVLQVSYVGFISQSVSVGNQSSLKISLKESAKTIDEVVVVGYGVQKKKLVTGATVQVKGEDLQKLNTTNALQAMQGQMAGVNITTTSGQPGGGIKVNIRGVGTVGNSGPLYVVDGVITGDITYLNNSDIAAVDVLKDAASCAIYGINGANGVVLITTKGGDSVAKKGGQVSFDAYYGIQNIARKLPLLNAREYATMQNEQAINSGLSPYFNQSQIAALGNGTNWLDQVLSKDVPTQNYNLAANGGDASSKYSLGLSYTQQGGIIGGTKLSNYERYNFRSNAEHKMYDGALKVGEHMTFSFNNKSGISDGGIYNTSFRSALTTTPLLAMYGPDGKYLDSRKSTVYNGGPWLNSEANPYALMQYNNQNNTKSQTLVGDVYAELEPVKNLKIKSTFGLNYNSSANHSYTPVYDYLSIYAFNKYEKIFQGSSQNYTYNWDNTINYLFKINEHKFDVLAGSSIRKSQGSWMNGSNTGTTLFGDFNHGYLSTSQITGYSQSGSIVEDPQGATETDLQYQTRLANNRQLLTHGISAGGNANALYAQASFFGRVNYNYKETYMASAVLRADGSTHFAKGHQWGYFPSLSAGWVISNESFMESTKDAMDFLKLRASWGSNGNDAITEFNYLSLMQLENAQYNFGNDNTTLTPGAYPRTIGVEKTKWETSYQTNIGADARFLNSKLNVSLDVYNKTTKDWLIARPLPATVGVPVNPFINGGDVTNKGVELQLSYNDKLGADFAYSITGSYAYNVNKVNNIPNAEGIIHGGGNSLYVNAPEVFRAEEGQPIGYFWGYKTAGIFQNEAEVQSYKSNGKVLQPSASPGDLKYVDTNGDGKITADDKVNIGDPNPHHIFGFTVACNYKGFDLSVTANGVAGNKIAQAYRDGGSRFGNWTTDILSRWHGEGTSNTTPRLTTDNKNWSDFSDLYVHDGSYLRISNVTLGYDVAKNLKLKNLSQFRLYVAAQNLFTFTKYSGLDPEVGHSEGDATGVYSFGQGIDNGSYPRPRIFLVGVNIKF, encoded by the coding sequence ATGAAAAGAAAGATCAAAGAGTTCGTAAATGTAGCGTTCCTGATGGCTTTTCTACTGGCAAGTTGCATACAGGCTATGGCTGCAAATGCGCAAAACAGTAGGAAAATCAAAGGCGTTGTAGTCTCAGCGACAGACGGTCAACCATTGATTGGTGCAACAGTGCTGGTCAAAGGTACAAAAGAAGGTACTATTACCGATTTGGATGGTAAGTTTAATGTTACAGCAGGAGATAATGCCGTTCTGCAGGTCTCTTATGTTGGCTTCATTTCCCAGTCTGTTTCGGTCGGAAATCAATCTTCTCTGAAAATATCTCTGAAAGAATCAGCTAAAACAATAGATGAAGTTGTGGTAGTTGGTTACGGTGTTCAAAAAAAGAAATTGGTGACTGGAGCTACTGTTCAGGTGAAGGGTGAAGATCTTCAGAAGCTGAATACAACTAATGCTTTGCAAGCAATGCAAGGACAAATGGCTGGTGTTAATATCACAACTACATCAGGCCAGCCAGGTGGTGGTATTAAGGTTAACATCCGCGGAGTTGGTACAGTCGGTAATTCAGGTCCGCTCTATGTTGTTGATGGTGTCATAACAGGTGATATCACCTATTTGAATAACTCTGATATTGCTGCTGTAGATGTTTTGAAAGATGCTGCATCTTGCGCTATTTATGGTATAAACGGAGCTAATGGTGTTGTTCTTATCACAACAAAAGGTGGTGATTCTGTAGCTAAGAAAGGAGGTCAGGTTTCGTTCGATGCATACTATGGCATTCAAAATATTGCACGGAAACTTCCATTGTTGAATGCACGGGAATATGCAACCATGCAAAACGAACAGGCAATAAATTCTGGTCTGTCTCCTTACTTTAATCAATCTCAGATTGCAGCATTAGGAAACGGAACCAATTGGTTGGATCAAGTGCTTTCAAAAGATGTTCCTACACAAAACTATAATTTAGCTGCTAATGGTGGCGATGCAAGTTCAAAATACTCTTTAGGTTTATCATATACCCAACAAGGCGGTATCATCGGTGGAACAAAACTGTCGAACTACGAACGCTACAATTTCCGCTCTAATGCCGAACATAAAATGTATGATGGTGCATTGAAGGTGGGTGAGCACATGACTTTCTCATTCAATAATAAGAGCGGCATCAGCGATGGTGGTATTTATAACACTTCATTCAGGAGTGCTTTGACAACTACTCCTCTACTGGCGATGTATGGTCCGGATGGTAAATATCTGGATAGTCGGAAATCTACAGTTTACAATGGAGGTCCATGGCTTAACTCAGAAGCAAATCCATACGCTCTTATGCAATATAACAATCAGAACAATACAAAATCACAAACGTTGGTTGGGGATGTATATGCCGAATTAGAGCCTGTTAAAAATTTGAAGATTAAAAGTACTTTTGGTTTAAACTATAATTCATCTGCTAACCATAGTTATACTCCCGTCTACGATTATTTGTCGATTTATGCCTTTAATAAATATGAAAAGATATTCCAAGGAAGTTCACAAAACTATACCTATAATTGGGACAATACCATAAACTACCTATTTAAAATCAATGAGCATAAATTCGATGTATTAGCTGGTTCTTCTATCAGAAAATCTCAGGGTTCGTGGATGAACGGATCAAATACAGGGACTACACTTTTCGGTGATTTTAATCATGGATATTTAAGTACTTCGCAAATCACTGGCTATTCTCAGAGTGGTTCTATAGTTGAAGATCCACAAGGTGCTACTGAAACAGACCTTCAATATCAAACAAGACTTGCTAATAATAGACAGTTGCTTACGCACGGTATTTCTGCCGGCGGTAACGCTAATGCTTTATATGCACAAGCTTCTTTCTTTGGTCGTGTCAACTATAATTACAAAGAAACATACATGGCTTCTGCAGTTCTTCGTGCTGATGGTTCAACCCATTTTGCCAAAGGACATCAATGGGGTTATTTTCCTTCATTGTCGGCAGGATGGGTAATTAGCAACGAATCGTTTATGGAATCAACCAAAGATGCGATGGATTTCTTGAAATTGCGCGCAAGTTGGGGGTCAAATGGTAACGATGCAATCACCGAATTCAACTATTTATCATTGATGCAATTGGAAAATGCACAGTACAATTTTGGAAATGATAACACCACCTTGACACCAGGAGCTTATCCTAGAACAATCGGGGTTGAAAAAACCAAATGGGAAACATCATACCAAACCAACATAGGTGCGGATGCCAGATTCTTGAACAGTAAATTAAATGTAAGCTTGGATGTTTATAACAAAACAACCAAAGACTGGCTGATAGCTAGACCACTTCCTGCAACGGTTGGTGTCCCTGTTAATCCATTTATCAACGGTGGAGATGTTACCAATAAGGGTGTTGAACTTCAGTTGTCATACAATGATAAGCTTGGAGCCGATTTTGCTTACTCAATCACCGGATCTTATGCGTATAATGTAAATAAAGTGAATAATATACCTAATGCAGAAGGTATTATACATGGTGGAGGCAACAGTTTGTATGTTAATGCTCCGGAGGTTTTTCGCGCTGAAGAAGGTCAACCCATTGGTTATTTCTGGGGTTATAAAACAGCCGGGATATTCCAAAATGAAGCCGAAGTACAATCTTACAAGAGCAATGGTAAAGTATTGCAACCAAGTGCTAGTCCTGGTGATTTGAAATATGTCGATACCAATGGTGATGGTAAAATTACAGCCGATGATAAAGTAAATATCGGCGACCCGAATCCACATCATATTTTTGGTTTCACTGTTGCTTGTAATTATAAGGGCTTTGACTTATCCGTTACAGCCAATGGAGTTGCCGGAAATAAAATTGCACAAGCTTACAGAGACGGTGGTAGCCGTTTTGGCAACTGGACAACAGATATTCTTAGTCGCTGGCACGGTGAAGGTACCTCAAATACAACGCCTCGATTAACGACTGACAATAAGAACTGGAGCGATTTTTCGGATCTATACGTTCACGATGGCAGTTATTTGAGAATTTCGAATGTAACACTTGGTTATGATGTTGCAAAAAACCTTAAATTGAAAAATCTTAGCCAATTCAGATTGTATGTGGCAGCTCAAAATCTGTTTACATTCACTAAATACAGCGGGTTGGATCCAGAAGTTGGACATTCAGAAGGGGATGCCACCGGTGTATATTCCTTTGGACAAGGTATTGACAATGGATCATATCCACGTCCTAGAATATTCTTAGTAGGTGTTAACATTAAATTCTAA